A window from Candidatus Eisenbacteria bacterium encodes these proteins:
- a CDS encoding LOG family protein: protein MVPRRLFRRHRCGSGPKGCRFRRGRGNMKTSVAVFGSSRTPPGDPNYDLARELGRALGRRGAEVRCGGYAGVMGALAEGVKDVRGRVVGCTLDWFADTRAPNPLLDDVVSAPDLSTRIERLLEGTRAAIALPGGIGTLNEVFWLWTLLMHGKGMNRRLILLGDSWRDLLELLSRRFEVDAPIRALVHAVTTVDQAVDLACGARA, encoded by the coding sequence ATGGTACCACGCCGGCTCTTCCGGCGCCACCGATGCGGAAGCGGCCCAAAGGGTTGCCGCTTCCGGAGGGGTCGAGGGAACATGAAGACGTCGGTCGCTGTCTTCGGTAGCAGCCGGACGCCGCCCGGGGATCCCAACTACGATCTCGCGCGCGAGTTGGGGCGCGCCCTCGGTCGGCGGGGCGCCGAGGTCCGATGCGGCGGCTACGCCGGCGTCATGGGAGCGCTGGCCGAAGGAGTGAAGGACGTAAGGGGCCGCGTGGTCGGGTGTACGCTCGACTGGTTCGCGGACACCCGCGCGCCGAATCCGCTCTTGGATGACGTCGTCTCGGCGCCCGATCTCTCGACAAGAATCGAGCGGCTGCTCGAGGGAACGAGGGCCGCGATCGCGCTCCCGGGAGGCATCGGAACGCTGAACGAGGTCTTCTGGCTCTGGACGCTCCTCATGCACGGAAAAGGAATGAACCGAAGGCTCATCCTCCTGGGAGACTCCTGGAGGGATCTCCTGGAGCTCTTGTCGCGCCGCTTCGAAGTGGACGCTCCGATCCGCGCCCTCGTGCATGCGGTGACGACCGTGGATCAAGCGGTGGACCTCGCATGCGGAGCGCGGGCATGA
- a CDS encoding NAD+ synthase, with product MFPRPLRKRQPFGPLPHRWRRKSRRGTILAVKRPNDSPAGDRSERIVRLALAQINPTVGDLPGNAKKVIETIARARDLGADLVAFPELTLTGYPPEDLLLRPEFLDQNQAAMEEVARSTIGITAVVGFAQRSDDVYNAAAIAHDGEVVGIYQKRHLPNYGVFDEVRYFRPGDECFVCKRGPLTFGVNICEDIFTPVGPTAALAVYGEAELVINLSSSPFHTGKAAARDRMLSTRALDGVSVVAFVNTVGGQDELVFDGNSRVYGPQGELLAQARAFEEDLMLVDIDLESVFRARLRDPRSRIAAQRDDAPEMRALTLRPIRRRARPKLESRKVTIPSGADEIYQALLLGTRDYVTKNGFEHVVIGLSGGIDSALTASIAADALGPDHVTGVFMPSGITSRESRDDAAALAKNLGIDLLTVPIEPEIAAYRESLRQVFASSQEDVTEENIQSRIRGTVLMALSNKFCWLVLTTGNKSELSVGYATLYGDMAGGFSVLKDVSKTLVYELARHRNAAAKAPWIPERTLTRDPTAELRPGQRDTDTLPPYDVLDPILKAYVEEDSEVERIVAMGYDRSLVQRVMRMVDRAEYKRRQAPPGIRITPRALGKDRRLPITNRHQPWRD from the coding sequence ATGTTCCCTCGACCCCTCCGGAAGCGGCAACCCTTTGGGCCGCTTCCGCATCGGTGGCGCCGGAAGAGCCGGCGTGGTACCATCCTCGCCGTGAAACGCCCGAACGATTCGCCCGCTGGCGATCGATCCGAGCGGATCGTCCGGCTCGCGCTGGCTCAGATCAATCCCACCGTCGGCGATCTCCCCGGAAACGCCAAGAAGGTCATCGAAACCATCGCGCGTGCCCGCGACCTGGGGGCGGATTTGGTCGCCTTCCCGGAGCTTACGCTGACCGGGTATCCGCCCGAGGATCTTCTCTTGCGCCCCGAGTTCCTCGATCAGAACCAGGCGGCCATGGAGGAGGTGGCGCGCAGCACCATCGGCATTACCGCGGTCGTGGGCTTCGCCCAGCGCTCGGACGACGTCTACAACGCGGCCGCGATCGCGCACGACGGTGAGGTGGTAGGAATTTACCAGAAGCGCCACCTCCCGAATTACGGGGTTTTCGACGAAGTGCGCTATTTCCGACCCGGAGACGAGTGCTTCGTCTGCAAGCGTGGTCCGCTCACCTTCGGTGTGAACATCTGCGAGGACATCTTCACCCCCGTGGGCCCGACCGCGGCGCTCGCGGTCTACGGGGAGGCGGAGCTGGTCATCAATCTCTCCTCCTCTCCGTTCCACACCGGAAAAGCCGCGGCCCGGGACCGCATGCTCTCCACCCGCGCGCTCGACGGCGTCTCGGTGGTCGCATTCGTGAACACCGTCGGGGGTCAAGACGAGCTCGTCTTCGACGGCAACAGCCGTGTCTACGGACCTCAAGGCGAGCTTCTGGCGCAGGCGCGCGCCTTTGAGGAAGACCTCATGCTCGTCGACATCGATCTCGAGAGCGTCTTCCGCGCCCGACTCCGCGACCCTCGGAGCCGGATCGCCGCGCAGCGCGACGACGCTCCCGAGATGAGGGCGCTGACGCTGCGTCCGATACGCCGGCGCGCGCGCCCCAAGCTTGAATCCCGGAAGGTCACGATCCCGAGCGGCGCCGATGAGATCTACCAGGCGTTGCTCCTCGGGACGCGCGACTACGTGACCAAGAACGGATTCGAGCACGTTGTGATCGGATTGAGCGGCGGTATCGATTCCGCGCTCACGGCTTCGATCGCCGCGGACGCCCTGGGACCGGACCACGTGACCGGTGTGTTCATGCCTTCGGGAATCACCTCGCGGGAGAGCCGCGATGACGCCGCCGCGCTGGCGAAGAATCTCGGAATCGACCTGCTCACGGTGCCGATCGAACCCGAGATCGCCGCCTACCGCGAGAGCTTGAGACAGGTCTTCGCTTCCTCTCAGGAGGACGTCACGGAAGAAAACATCCAATCGAGGATCCGCGGAACCGTTCTGATGGCGCTCTCGAACAAGTTCTGCTGGCTCGTGCTCACTACCGGAAACAAGAGCGAGCTGTCGGTCGGCTACGCGACCCTCTACGGCGACATGGCGGGCGGCTTCTCGGTGTTGAAGGATGTCTCGAAAACGCTCGTGTACGAGCTGGCCCGGCACCGGAACGCCGCGGCCAAAGCTCCCTGGATACCGGAGCGGACGCTGACCCGCGATCCGACGGCGGAACTGAGGCCGGGGCAGCGCGATACGGATACCCTCCCGCCGTACGACGTGCTCGACCCCATTTTGAAGGCGTACGTCGAGGAAGACTCCGAGGTAGAGCGGATCGTCGCGATGGGGTACGATCGCTCCCTCGTGCAACGGGTGATGCGGATGGTGGACCGGGCCGAGTACAAGCGCCGCCAGGCGCCTCCCGGAATTCGTATCACGCCGCGCGCCTTGGGCAAAGACCGCCGACTCCCGATCACCAATCGCCATCAACCCTGGCGTGACTGA
- a CDS encoding phosphoenolpyruvate carboxykinase (ATP) — MKKLASPATAEAISPAAGPSAPSAAPRAGTERPQTRGTQVSDQAYPSVDLEPYLSVRDRKGGKRVIRDRSGGIALVREDALNLDLFRANGIPLHNVGRRFRVVGEDGITELERWIAPFDVIHRSRENPKTFDGLKLPLGELVFDHGLYLKFGPGVAELGVNDRGDVLLRRGSSDDPTAGPVRNSFNTVITGRAKRLVTRTTLDAHKADVQETAGWLRALEAVSKRRTLVSRFSCAGIQYTHKGNVPYLKRTSQTNFFPPQDAEMMVIAKQIEQRFRERGQKKTPRVTIVSLMGIPRSEAEHALFLRKLKRARVSAERLGIPARLRDSRLWDPESKAVATSNFVYFCPLADLKDEVTIITVNTDYHGEVKSRGVLSPLMAILSKVDIISAHAGAAILNREGTATTFTGPTGTGKTTAGAFWAERNEVYRRLELKRRYRIDLEHEGLSGNELDEKLERMFPAIGILGQEDWIEILKDPKRGWVFWSTERCLYARTGGFPGLKFVLSDNEPILENVTADFGGGGTLDKLGRITHDYFPERIFYDPTWGHLLYDRTSRPIAANVFLERNPSLDFCVKRVGPDEALKWLLIGRTPGGKYEPLYNAYPDFSGLLMTNGVVGEKLVEAVRAAERGNLGPLGNGDATLGRAIYDKLKIQLDLWRENCSQVPTYIVNGAAGLEMTQDMNWLLSEHPDAFGDWRKVTTVDFQRYMNERYGVTYSGRGAWTHISAAQRAAR, encoded by the coding sequence ATGAAAAAGCTCGCCAGTCCGGCGACCGCGGAAGCGATCAGTCCGGCAGCAGGGCCCTCCGCGCCTTCCGCCGCGCCACGCGCCGGCACCGAACGCCCCCAGACAAGAGGAACCCAAGTGAGCGACCAAGCGTACCCGTCCGTCGATCTCGAACCCTATCTGAGTGTGCGGGACCGCAAAGGTGGCAAACGCGTCATCCGCGACCGCTCGGGCGGGATCGCGCTCGTGCGGGAAGATGCGCTGAACCTGGATCTCTTTCGCGCGAACGGGATCCCGCTCCACAACGTGGGACGTCGCTTCCGCGTGGTCGGTGAGGACGGAATCACCGAGCTGGAGCGCTGGATCGCACCCTTCGACGTGATCCACCGCTCCCGCGAAAACCCCAAGACTTTCGACGGGCTCAAGCTTCCGCTCGGCGAGCTCGTCTTCGATCACGGGCTTTATTTGAAATTCGGCCCCGGGGTCGCGGAGCTGGGCGTGAACGACCGCGGGGACGTGCTCTTAAGGCGCGGCTCCTCGGACGATCCTACGGCCGGACCGGTGCGGAACTCCTTCAATACCGTGATCACCGGCCGGGCGAAGAGGCTCGTCACCCGGACGACCCTCGACGCGCACAAGGCCGACGTGCAGGAAACGGCCGGCTGGCTCAGGGCGCTCGAGGCCGTTTCGAAGCGGAGGACCCTGGTCAGCCGTTTTTCATGCGCGGGGATCCAGTACACGCACAAGGGAAACGTGCCGTATTTGAAACGTACGTCGCAGACGAACTTCTTCCCGCCGCAAGACGCCGAGATGATGGTCATTGCGAAGCAGATCGAGCAGCGCTTCCGCGAACGCGGGCAGAAGAAAACACCGCGGGTCACGATCGTTTCGCTGATGGGCATACCGCGGAGCGAAGCCGAGCACGCGCTATTCTTGCGTAAGCTGAAGCGGGCTCGCGTGTCGGCCGAACGGCTCGGAATTCCGGCTCGCCTCCGCGATTCCCGCTTGTGGGACCCGGAATCGAAAGCGGTCGCAACTTCGAACTTCGTCTACTTCTGCCCGCTCGCCGACCTCAAGGACGAGGTCACGATCATCACGGTGAACACGGATTACCACGGCGAGGTGAAGAGCCGGGGAGTGCTCTCGCCGCTCATGGCGATCCTATCCAAGGTCGACATCATTTCCGCGCACGCCGGAGCGGCGATCCTGAACCGCGAAGGGACCGCCACCACCTTCACCGGTCCGACCGGGACCGGCAAGACAACCGCCGGAGCCTTCTGGGCGGAGCGAAACGAGGTCTATCGGCGCCTGGAGCTCAAGCGCCGTTACCGGATCGACCTCGAGCACGAGGGCCTGTCGGGGAACGAGCTGGACGAGAAGCTCGAGAGAATGTTCCCGGCGATCGGAATCCTGGGCCAGGAAGACTGGATCGAGATCTTGAAAGATCCGAAGCGCGGCTGGGTGTTCTGGTCCACGGAGCGCTGCCTCTATGCGCGCACCGGCGGATTCCCGGGATTGAAATTCGTGCTCTCCGATAACGAGCCCATCTTGGAAAACGTCACCGCCGACTTCGGCGGCGGCGGAACACTCGACAAGCTCGGACGGATCACCCACGACTATTTCCCCGAGCGGATCTTCTACGATCCGACGTGGGGCCATCTGCTGTACGACCGGACGTCGCGGCCGATCGCGGCGAACGTTTTCTTGGAGCGGAACCCGAGCCTTGATTTCTGCGTCAAGCGCGTGGGGCCGGACGAGGCGCTCAAGTGGCTCTTGATCGGGCGCACGCCGGGCGGAAAGTACGAGCCTCTGTACAACGCCTACCCAGATTTCAGCGGACTCTTGATGACGAACGGGGTCGTGGGAGAGAAGCTGGTCGAGGCGGTCCGCGCGGCGGAGCGGGGAAATCTCGGACCGCTCGGAAACGGGGACGCGACCTTGGGGAGAGCAATCTACGACAAGCTCAAGATCCAGCTCGATCTCTGGCGGGAGAACTGCTCCCAGGTTCCGACCTACATCGTGAACGGAGCGGCGGGACTCGAGATGACCCAGGACATGAACTGGCTCTTGTCCGAGCATCCGGACGCGTTCGGCGACTGGAGAAAGGTCACGACCGTCGATTTCCAGCGCTATATGAACGAGCGATACGGCGTCACCTACAGCGGGCGGGGCGCCTGGACGCACATCTCCGCGGCGCAGCGCGCGGCGAGGTAA
- a CDS encoding matrixin family metalloprotease, with amino-acid sequence MKSHRIHIALAALGAFVFALTLVSPASAFIRLTRQGTTGIVQAHWLDSALPLSSVINPTNADIPSATALSIVQASAKTWENINTSYFTVNPVEYTGAPGQVPPALDATDGQNSMFFDTAGANFAPGGSVIAFVRSTIDLTDGHTLDADMVYNDRDFFSSTSSPNLTPAPPGQSSVDLQSVVTHEYGHYFGLDHTSVANATMIPFIIGDTRQRTLELDDRAGNSTIYPESAARGLSPGAVDFGASTGTISGTVVSGFDGSAIFGAHVEALVATSPGPATDPLNSISAISGELTVRNGLGEYTIHGLPPGDYHVRIVPLDGIHTIAADPNVGGIFNGLDINFEVEYWNGAGEGANGFTDQANDFTPVTVSAGSNSGGINFITNTFPGRVEVAQYGQFENIVTFRNSGFLVKRFDLPFTPPYTVTKITFPSFTFNAQFGRPPLNATFPSVRLCELNTATGLPNLAAPLFQIAPFVGSPNGINEVPIGITINDPDKVLFWAIQFPPATNPTFPADFPFLRMDFTALERGLFANDYSINSAGTTAATLVDRNITVSLTAQMGSPELSPIVPVANLGANQRLTKFEFSYNNPADKRLDGFALPPNSLNHVNLVRRLPSGLLQTEGTAGGSGHISMRTDTIPAFPAGAQLWFVQAVDNAGNKSLTSNTTITGFNVDADEPNGRGNATEAKALTLPTTNRPETYSPAGDQDYFLINASPGETIQASAVSTGQDSRNDQDLVMFLLDTNGDILAFDDDSNGGLNPKISFTVPPRNGKGTAPRKFFLQVTDIQGSAFLPNGVPQVRIPPTYNLSAKVLAAPALAGRIGGLVGEDGFAFQNSGPNPANPQAKLLYVLPRSGGASYGVKLRIYDVSGRLVRKLVDGSQPAGPHVAVWNGTDDLGRGVASGHYYARIDAGEFSQRVGITILK; translated from the coding sequence ATGAAATCGCATCGAATTCATATCGCCCTGGCCGCGCTCGGCGCTTTCGTGTTCGCGCTCACGCTGGTCAGTCCCGCTTCGGCATTCATCCGCCTGACGCGCCAGGGCACCACCGGCATCGTTCAGGCACACTGGCTCGATTCCGCGCTCCCGCTGTCGAGCGTCATCAATCCGACGAACGCCGATATTCCCTCGGCGACGGCGCTCTCGATCGTGCAGGCATCGGCGAAAACCTGGGAGAACATCAACACCTCCTACTTCACGGTGAATCCCGTCGAATACACGGGGGCCCCGGGACAGGTCCCACCCGCCCTGGACGCAACGGACGGCCAGAACAGCATGTTCTTCGACACGGCGGGCGCGAACTTCGCTCCGGGCGGCAGCGTGATCGCGTTCGTCCGTTCCACGATCGATCTGACGGACGGGCATACGCTCGACGCGGACATGGTGTACAACGACCGGGACTTCTTCTCCTCCACCTCGTCGCCGAACCTCACGCCGGCACCTCCCGGCCAATCGAGCGTGGATCTCCAGTCGGTAGTCACGCACGAGTACGGTCACTACTTCGGTCTCGATCACACGAGCGTGGCGAACGCCACGATGATCCCCTTCATCATCGGGGACACGCGGCAGCGCACGCTCGAGCTGGATGACCGGGCCGGAAATTCGACCATCTACCCTGAGTCCGCGGCGCGTGGACTTTCTCCCGGCGCGGTGGATTTCGGGGCTTCGACCGGAACGATCAGCGGGACCGTCGTGAGCGGGTTTGACGGCTCTGCGATCTTCGGCGCGCACGTGGAGGCGCTGGTCGCGACCAGTCCAGGTCCTGCGACGGACCCGCTCAATTCCATCAGCGCGATCTCGGGTGAGCTGACGGTTCGGAACGGACTGGGCGAATACACGATCCACGGCCTCCCGCCGGGCGACTATCACGTCCGCATCGTCCCGCTCGACGGGATCCACACGATCGCCGCCGATCCGAACGTAGGCGGTATCTTCAACGGGCTCGACATCAACTTCGAAGTCGAGTACTGGAACGGCGCCGGCGAGGGAGCCAACGGCTTCACGGATCAAGCGAACGACTTCACCCCCGTGACCGTCAGCGCCGGATCGAACTCCGGCGGCATCAACTTCATCACGAACACGTTTCCCGGCCGGGTCGAAGTCGCGCAGTACGGTCAGTTCGAGAATATCGTGACCTTCCGGAATTCGGGATTCCTGGTGAAGCGCTTCGATCTGCCGTTCACCCCGCCCTACACCGTCACGAAGATCACGTTCCCGTCCTTCACGTTCAACGCGCAGTTCGGCCGGCCGCCGCTCAATGCCACGTTCCCGAGCGTGCGGCTCTGCGAGCTCAACACCGCGACGGGGCTTCCGAACCTCGCGGCGCCTCTCTTCCAGATCGCGCCCTTCGTCGGCAGCCCGAACGGTATCAACGAGGTTCCGATCGGGATCACGATCAACGATCCCGACAAGGTGCTCTTCTGGGCGATTCAATTTCCGCCGGCCACGAATCCCACCTTCCCCGCGGATTTCCCGTTCCTCCGGATGGATTTCACGGCACTGGAGCGCGGGCTATTCGCGAACGACTACAGCATCAACAGCGCGGGCACGACCGCTGCGACCCTGGTCGACCGGAACATCACGGTCAGCCTGACGGCCCAGATGGGCTCGCCCGAGCTGTCTCCGATCGTGCCGGTCGCGAACCTGGGAGCGAACCAGAGGCTCACGAAGTTCGAGTTCAGCTACAACAATCCTGCCGACAAGCGGCTCGATGGCTTCGCGCTGCCGCCGAACTCGCTCAACCATGTGAACCTCGTGCGCCGGCTCCCGTCGGGGCTCCTGCAGACGGAGGGGACCGCGGGCGGCTCGGGACACATCTCGATGCGGACCGACACGATTCCGGCGTTCCCCGCCGGCGCCCAGCTCTGGTTCGTGCAAGCCGTGGACAACGCCGGCAACAAGAGCCTGACTTCCAACACGACGATCACCGGATTCAACGTGGATGCGGATGAGCCGAACGGACGAGGCAACGCCACCGAAGCGAAGGCGCTCACGCTGCCGACGACGAATCGTCCCGAGACCTATTCGCCCGCGGGTGATCAGGACTACTTCCTCATCAACGCGAGTCCGGGCGAGACCATCCAGGCGAGCGCGGTCTCGACGGGTCAGGACAGCAGAAACGACCAGGATCTCGTGATGTTCCTCCTCGACACGAACGGGGACATCCTCGCGTTCGACGACGATTCGAATGGAGGGCTCAACCCCAAGATCTCCTTCACCGTTCCGCCTCGCAACGGGAAGGGCACCGCGCCGAGGAAATTCTTCTTGCAGGTAACGGACATCCAGGGCTCGGCCTTCTTGCCGAACGGGGTGCCCCAGGTGCGGATACCACCGACCTACAATCTGAGCGCGAAGGTGCTTGCTGCGCCCGCATTGGCCGGCCGGATCGGCGGCCTCGTGGGAGAGGATGGATTTGCGTTCCAGAACAGCGGACCGAATCCCGCGAACCCGCAGGCGAAGCTCCTGTACGTCCTGCCGCGGAGCGGCGGAGCGAGCTACGGCGTGAAGCTCAGGATTTACGACGTGAGCGGCCGCCTCGTCCGGAAGCTCGTGGACGGCAGCCAGCCGGCGGGCCCGCACGTCGCGGTTTGGAACGGCACGGATGACCTGGGCCGCGGCGTCGCGTCCGGACACTATTACGCCCGGATCGATGCCGGCGAGTTCTCGCAGAGGGTGGGCATTACGATTCTCAAGTAA
- a CDS encoding winged helix-turn-helix transcriptional regulator, with protein sequence MVDRIRFSKRPASSRGRRAPGKADEDLAGLAWGLAHPARAAILRLLLERGECVCGAIVDSMPLAQATVSQHLKVLKETGWIEGEVDGPRVCYCPAAGVMARFKQLLQSLESGERR encoded by the coding sequence ATGGTGGATCGCATCCGTTTTTCGAAGCGCCCTGCGTCGTCCCGGGGGCGCCGGGCGCCCGGGAAGGCGGACGAGGATCTCGCGGGTCTCGCGTGGGGGCTCGCGCACCCCGCAAGGGCCGCGATCCTTCGCTTGCTCCTCGAACGCGGCGAGTGTGTTTGCGGAGCGATCGTCGACTCGATGCCGCTCGCGCAGGCGACGGTCTCCCAGCACCTCAAGGTGCTCAAGGAGACCGGATGGATTGAAGGGGAGGTCGACGGGCCGCGGGTCTGCTATTGCCCCGCGGCGGGAGTGATGGCGCGGTTCAAGCAGCTGCTACAAAGCCTGGAATCAGGCGAACGGAGGTAA